The following coding sequences are from one Shewanella eurypsychrophilus window:
- a CDS encoding mechanosensitive ion channel family protein: MDKLNIVIEFFSTYKLLFTVIVIVCISFLKRLVVSKIRGDLPFVTEGQRKWMSRTKNGTFIIIIMVLFLLWQTEINKFALSVTAIAIAFVVASKEIILCFTGSIQRASSRSFVIGDWIEVGKLCGEVIEHNLMATVIQEIDILHGQYNYTGKTVTFPNSMFFSYAVKNHNFMKRYVYHSFNITIVEFVNLYPLFPELIEQIEVHCEDFHDVAIRYNSIIERHAGVDLPGPEPHIQIHSGPAGEQMVHITIFCPTERAAHLEQLIREDFMIVYHETFPKKASE; encoded by the coding sequence GTGGATAAACTAAACATAGTCATCGAATTTTTTTCAACCTATAAGCTTTTGTTTACCGTCATCGTCATTGTGTGTATTTCGTTTCTTAAGCGCTTGGTGGTATCTAAAATTCGTGGTGACTTGCCCTTTGTCACCGAAGGGCAGCGTAAGTGGATGTCACGTACCAAAAATGGCACTTTCATCATCATTATTATGGTGTTGTTTCTACTGTGGCAGACTGAAATTAATAAATTTGCCCTATCAGTTACTGCGATTGCCATTGCCTTTGTGGTGGCATCTAAAGAGATCATCTTGTGCTTTACTGGCTCAATACAGCGGGCAAGCTCGCGTTCGTTTGTGATTGGTGATTGGATTGAAGTGGGTAAGTTGTGTGGTGAGGTGATTGAGCACAACTTGATGGCGACAGTCATTCAAGAGATAGACATACTTCACGGCCAATATAATTACACGGGGAAAACGGTCACGTTTCCAAATAGTATGTTTTTCAGTTACGCGGTTAAAAACCACAATTTTATGAAACGCTATGTTTATCATAGTTTCAATATAACGATTGTTGAGTTCGTGAATCTGTATCCGTTATTTCCTGAGCTGATTGAACAAATTGAGGTGCATTGTGAAGATTTTCATGATGTGGCGATTCGATATAATAGTATTATTGAGAGACATGCAGGTGTCGATTTGCCTGGGCCTGAGCCACACATTCAAATTCATAGCGGACCTGCAGGTGAGCAGATGGTGCATATTACGATTTTTTGCCCTACAGAGCGCGCAGCTCATTTAGAGCAGTTGATCAGGGAAGACTTTATGATCGTGTATCATGAAACATTTCCTAAAAAAGCCTCTGAATAG
- a CDS encoding diguanylate cyclase encodes MKPRFDSSNFSISLIRRRYYWIFTLFFLLFGSLVAIVTSLINYNIQYTNIESELREKITVEKTVKYALLKEFMQHAENVVGAIANSDLTIKYVTTNSQNAHDNLNQLLLAATVSNDSFMQLRFIDSSGMESVRIDRIKGADTPAIVAENELQNKKDRYYFDEAARLSKGMYWHSNLDLNIEHGQIEMPIRPTFRIATPVFSDDQFSGFIVANISIESLLSALSASSDFDIYIIDKEGEFILHPSAEFSWSRYLPNRSNVLTQFPEFGDSILEVTDSHQADLFTFSINEIFMNDDEAFVMAVPRQSLLAKFQKDNMLTAYLTALTVLIVSFILSGLVAIIPARLQNKLSDAYFKIKNYAEIINRYVITSSTDKAGHILSTSAALSEVYGFSAEELKAKKHNIVKHFDTATETHEVIWNTILKGKTWRGEIKVKNKDGNSFWLNHVITPDFDDNRNIVGFTSISHDITDKKEIERLSVTDTLTGLNNRRRLDDLFSQEYDRFNRYKRQFSMILLDIDHFKQVNDKYGHKIGDKVLIEMGEVLASNVRKNDLVGRWGGEEFLLICPETTIDGAIKLAEKIRLLIEKTEFTEVKKVTSSFGVTVAVKGDSDENMFIRADNALYKAKSNGRNCVVSSA; translated from the coding sequence ACCTCGTTTCGATAGTTCAAATTTCTCCATATCCTTAATACGGAGGCGCTATTATTGGATTTTCACGCTTTTTTTCCTGCTGTTTGGCAGCTTAGTCGCGATTGTCACCTCTCTGATTAATTACAACATTCAATATACCAATATAGAAAGTGAGCTCCGGGAAAAAATCACGGTAGAAAAGACGGTTAAATATGCTCTGCTCAAGGAATTTATGCAGCATGCAGAAAATGTTGTTGGGGCTATAGCTAACAGCGATTTGACCATTAAATATGTCACTACAAACAGTCAGAATGCCCATGATAATCTCAATCAACTTTTGCTTGCAGCCACAGTGTCTAATGATTCATTTATGCAGCTGCGTTTCATCGACTCATCGGGCATGGAATCGGTAAGGATTGACCGAATTAAAGGCGCTGATACGCCAGCTATTGTTGCTGAAAACGAGTTGCAGAATAAGAAAGACAGATACTATTTTGACGAGGCGGCCCGCTTATCTAAGGGAATGTATTGGCATTCAAATTTAGACTTAAATATTGAACACGGTCAGATAGAGATGCCTATTCGACCAACCTTTCGTATTGCGACGCCAGTATTTTCAGATGATCAATTTTCGGGGTTCATTGTGGCGAACATCTCTATCGAGTCGCTTCTTTCGGCACTGAGTGCTTCTTCCGATTTTGATATTTATATTATAGATAAAGAGGGAGAGTTTATTCTTCATCCATCAGCAGAGTTTAGCTGGAGCCGATACTTGCCCAACCGTTCAAATGTGCTGACTCAATTTCCTGAATTTGGAGATTCAATTTTAGAAGTGACCGATAGCCATCAAGCTGATCTATTTACCTTTTCGATAAATGAAATTTTTATGAATGACGATGAAGCATTTGTAATGGCTGTTCCGCGTCAGAGTCTGCTTGCTAAGTTCCAGAAAGATAATATGTTAACGGCATATCTTACCGCGCTGACCGTACTCATTGTTTCATTTATTTTGTCGGGTTTAGTGGCCATTATTCCTGCCCGATTGCAAAATAAATTGAGTGATGCGTACTTCAAAATTAAAAACTATGCCGAGATCATCAATCGGTATGTCATTACATCTTCAACTGATAAAGCCGGGCATATCCTCTCAACAAGTGCAGCCTTAAGTGAGGTATATGGTTTCTCTGCAGAAGAGCTGAAAGCGAAGAAACACAATATCGTAAAACATTTTGATACAGCGACTGAAACCCATGAGGTGATCTGGAATACTATTTTGAAAGGTAAAACATGGCGTGGGGAAATTAAAGTAAAAAATAAGGATGGCAACAGCTTTTGGCTTAATCATGTTATCACTCCTGATTTTGATGATAATCGAAATATTGTTGGTTTTACTTCAATCAGTCATGATATTACCGACAAAAAAGAGATTGAACGTTTATCCGTTACTGACACGCTTACCGGACTCAATAACCGTCGCCGACTCGATGATCTGTTTAGCCAGGAATATGACCGATTCAATCGATATAAACGGCAGTTTTCTATGATCTTGCTCGATATTGATCATTTTAAACAGGTAAATGATAAGTATGGCCATAAGATTGGTGACAAAGTGCTGATCGAGATGGGAGAGGTATTGGCTTCAAATGTGCGTAAGAATGATCTGGTGGGTCGTTGGGGCGGGGAAGAATTTCTGCTTATTTGTCCTGAAACCACTATCGATGGTGCGATAAAGCTGGCAGAAAAAATACGCCTGCTTATCGAGAAAACTGAATTTACTGAGGTTAAAAAAGTGACTTCTAGTTTTGGTGTAACGGTTGCGGTTAAGGGAGACAGTGACGAAAATATGTTTATTAGAGCCGATAACGCCTTGTATAAGGCTAAGAGTAATGGCCGTAACTGTGTCGTGTCATCAGCATAG